Proteins encoded by one window of Glycine soja cultivar W05 chromosome 15, ASM419377v2, whole genome shotgun sequence:
- the LOC114386845 gene encoding protein LlR18B-like, with translation MGVFAYDEENSSTVAPVTLYKALTKDADTIIPKIIGAIQSIEIVEGNGGPGTVKKITANEGYMLIARRDAIDEANLVYDYSIVGGTGLHESLEKVTFQTKVAPGPDGNGSIAKATLTFHTKGVAPLSDAVRDETKARGAGIFKAIEGYVLANPA, from the exons CCGTGGCTCCGGTTACTCTCTACAAAGCTCTGACGAAAGATGCCGACACCATCATCCCAAAGATTATTGGTGCCATCCAAAGTATTGAAATTGTTGAAGGAAATGGAGGACCCGGAACCGTCAAGAAGATAACCGCTAATGAAg GATATATGTTAATAGCAAGACGAGATGCAATCGACGAGGCTAACTTGGTATACGACTACAGCATAGTGGGAGGGACGGGGTTGCATGAAAGTTTGGAGAAAGTTACATTCCAGACAAAGGTGGCTCCTGGCCCTGATGGTAATGGCTCCATCGCCAAGGCCACTCTCACATTCCACACCAAAGGTGTTGCACCCCTCTCAGATGCAGTGCGTGATGAGACAAAGGCCAGGGGTGCTGGAATTTTCAAGGCCATTGAGGGCTACGTTTTGGCAAATCCTGCTTAA
- the LOC114386843 gene encoding nodulin-13-like, which translates to MGIVTTECEQVCAVAPARLYKAMAFDFNNVMPKAIPNFVKSAEIIGDGGPGSIKKLVLVNGYVNQKVDVVDEENYVYHYTVDEGSVLSDLLEKVCYEYKLVASLDGGGCIIKSTVKYYTKDDTQLSEEFLKDNKEKSAAFTKAVVDYLLANPNYN; encoded by the exons ATGGGAATTGTCACTACTGAATGCGAGCAAGTTTGTGCCGTGGCTCCTGCAAGGCTATACAAAGCCATGGCCTTCGATTTTAACAATGTTATGCCAAAAGCTATCCCAAATTTTGTTAAGAGTGCTGAAATCATTGGAGACGGAGGGCCGGGATCTATTAAGAAGCTCGTTCTTGTTAACg GATATGTGAATCAAAAGGTGGATGTGGTGGACGAAGAAAATTATGTGTACCACTACACGGTAGATGAAGGCAGTGTTTTATCAGATCTATTGGAGAAGGTGTGTTATGAGTATAAATTGGTGGCAAGTCTTGATGGAGGAGGATGCATCATCAAATCTACAGTCAAATATTACACCAAAGACGATACACAACTCTCAGAAGAGTTTTTGAAGGATAACAAGGAAAAATCTGCTGCGTTCACCAAGGCTGTTGTGGATTATCTTCTAGCTAATCCCAATTACAACTAA